A DNA window from Luteolibacter luteus contains the following coding sequences:
- a CDS encoding lamin tail domain-containing protein encodes MNPRLLFALSLLVPASTHASLVAHWKLDSSSAEETASYPATWGAAPTYQNSVAAPESTAAADLAEGNWLAAGTGIDFERHQPFSATAWIKGGAQDSAVVGDMVQSEGPQGWELHVGTTVNGADSQSVTVWLANDYPASAIQVNASVPVLDNQWHHVAFTYDGSSSGSGVKIYVDGLPVATTVSLDTLGANISNAAFSPLNIGTRMNGANHNFTGSIDEVALFNHEASAGEMAAIFQFGVESVTFPYVADTVPLPGQSVTSLSSADVKFSVPVAGVDATDLLVNGIPATGIEVIDARNYRFTFSSPPQGDVHFSWVSTHGIAGLNEIAAQPAGWSSLFAPVLPTPQLAIAEFLTQNAGGLTDEDFDTPDWIELVNPGSSDVNMAGWTLTDDPARPKRWTLPSLILRPGERKIVFASGKDRAAATGTLHTNFKLSAEPGYLALFDPSGNPAHAYNYPRQEANISFGLLAGAKPSDGRAAWRYLTPTPTAATSGVVYSGAAIEEVKATPEIPQAGEPVTVTIRISPETVLSSPPALRFRFLHGAESQTVFADDGLHGDGAAGDRVWGAVIPTTLAGQMVRWKVSLTSNGLISRWPVNTNTNVPLPLYEGTVVGGSPAGQALPVYQIFVPGYTFPTTTNQTGIDSDAGARGAFFGNGKLYDNVLIRIKGTTSRYLMKRSHRVDFNPGRDFEWSPDYPAQRELNLNSEYNDPSYLRQNLQLWMHRDSGNAGSLHFPVRVTMNGQNWHLAFHTYSADSELIETMGLDPRGALYKQVGTLNTSSNPEKKSRRWEGYSDYYALRSGIASSASSASKSLYMFDNFNLPAVINYLAVARIAQEGDDVWANMVVYRDSDGTREWQPIPFDLNLSFGQLFFGGDWENTTVHATMDANKSHPLYGSASCLANTGPGTYNRLYDAVIQNPTTRAMLLRRIRSLMDRYLMAPGTPAANSPLEARFDSLGALIQADADIDRARWGLPPNDGAYGLGPGISPAQGLATLKSSFLVPRRTHFYTTHSVNNTGKLIGLGNNNNAGIPNAQVANPTINFGATVANPPTGNQDEEYIELVNPGTAAVDISDWLLRGAGGSFTFKGGTVVPAGGSIFVSPNVRSFRSRGSSPKGSENRFAVGPYSGHLSPYGEKLVLENAVGGIVAQQQVAADPNAPAVNIEVTEILSSSNHVDNTINGDWWELTNNSTQALDLAGFSWDDSRDLAGQAVFGAVTIGAGESIIILDEDDDDEAHLFRQAWGLPDSVKILTREDFGIESMRGLGNGDSVIVYLPGGSEVARANYPAHVAGRSRAWFRNGTAVQGGYSTLGKYGATASLEDPGDVASPGFAAADPASLTDPYEVWAAAHDLWSSAATWEADPDGDGRSNRTEYAFGGSPDLADSAPALLMQRAGADVLWTFTRRNNDASLVVKVDSSPDMTTWTETTLPLVSQVPHPTMSGFVTVTYRITPADDARFFRARTD; translated from the coding sequence ATGAACCCCCGTTTGCTGTTTGCCCTGTCTTTGCTTGTACCCGCGTCCACTCACGCGAGTTTGGTCGCGCATTGGAAGCTCGACTCGTCGTCGGCGGAGGAAACCGCCAGCTATCCGGCCACCTGGGGCGCGGCTCCCACATATCAGAACTCGGTGGCAGCGCCGGAAAGCACTGCGGCGGCTGACCTGGCGGAAGGGAATTGGCTCGCCGCTGGAACGGGCATCGATTTCGAAAGACACCAGCCCTTCTCTGCCACGGCGTGGATCAAGGGAGGCGCACAGGACAGCGCCGTAGTCGGGGATATGGTGCAGTCGGAGGGGCCGCAAGGATGGGAACTTCATGTCGGCACTACGGTAAATGGTGCCGATAGCCAGAGCGTGACCGTTTGGCTGGCCAACGACTACCCTGCCAGCGCCATTCAGGTGAATGCCAGCGTGCCGGTCTTGGACAACCAATGGCACCACGTGGCCTTCACCTACGATGGATCTAGTAGTGGCTCGGGCGTGAAGATCTATGTCGACGGGCTTCCTGTCGCCACCACGGTCTCCCTTGATACGCTGGGGGCCAACATCTCGAATGCCGCCTTCTCTCCGCTGAACATCGGCACGCGGATGAACGGGGCGAACCACAACTTCACCGGTAGCATCGATGAAGTGGCACTCTTCAATCACGAAGCCAGCGCCGGGGAGATGGCAGCCATCTTCCAATTCGGCGTGGAGTCGGTGACCTTTCCCTACGTCGCGGACACGGTGCCGCTGCCGGGGCAAAGCGTGACCTCGCTGAGCTCGGCGGATGTGAAATTTTCGGTACCGGTCGCTGGGGTGGATGCCACGGACCTGCTGGTGAATGGCATTCCTGCCACCGGCATCGAGGTCATCGATGCGAGAAACTACCGCTTCACCTTTTCTTCCCCGCCTCAAGGGGACGTTCATTTCAGCTGGGTTTCCACCCACGGAATCGCAGGCTTGAATGAAATCGCCGCCCAGCCAGCCGGCTGGTCTTCGCTCTTCGCGCCGGTTCTTCCGACGCCACAGCTCGCGATCGCGGAGTTCCTCACGCAAAATGCCGGAGGCCTGACCGACGAGGACTTCGACACCCCGGACTGGATCGAACTGGTGAATCCGGGCAGCTCCGACGTGAACATGGCGGGGTGGACACTGACCGATGATCCTGCGCGGCCGAAACGCTGGACTTTGCCCTCGCTCATACTGCGGCCGGGCGAGCGGAAGATCGTCTTCGCCTCCGGCAAGGATCGTGCCGCCGCCACCGGCACGCTTCACACCAACTTCAAGCTTTCCGCGGAGCCTGGGTATCTTGCCCTCTTCGATCCCTCGGGAAATCCGGCTCACGCCTACAACTACCCGCGGCAGGAAGCGAATATCTCCTTCGGATTGCTGGCCGGGGCCAAGCCTTCCGACGGTCGCGCCGCCTGGCGCTACCTGACACCTACCCCCACCGCAGCAACGAGCGGCGTCGTTTATTCCGGCGCAGCCATCGAGGAGGTCAAGGCCACTCCCGAAATCCCCCAGGCGGGCGAGCCCGTCACGGTCACGATCCGCATCTCTCCCGAGACCGTGCTCTCTTCCCCGCCGGCGCTCCGCTTCCGCTTTCTGCACGGCGCCGAATCCCAGACCGTCTTCGCCGATGACGGCCTGCATGGGGATGGTGCCGCTGGCGACCGCGTGTGGGGAGCCGTGATTCCGACCACCCTCGCGGGGCAGATGGTCCGGTGGAAGGTCTCGCTGACTAGCAACGGCCTCATCTCCCGCTGGCCGGTGAACACGAACACGAATGTCCCCCTCCCTCTCTACGAAGGAACCGTGGTGGGCGGCAGTCCTGCCGGACAAGCGCTGCCAGTCTACCAGATCTTCGTTCCCGGCTACACGTTCCCCACGACGACCAACCAGACCGGCATCGACTCGGACGCAGGTGCGCGCGGCGCATTCTTCGGCAACGGCAAGCTCTACGACAACGTCCTGATCCGGATCAAGGGTACCACTTCGCGCTACCTCATGAAGCGCTCGCACCGCGTGGACTTCAATCCGGGCCGTGACTTCGAATGGTCTCCGGACTACCCCGCACAGCGCGAGTTGAACCTGAACTCCGAGTACAACGATCCGAGCTATTTGCGGCAGAATCTCCAGCTCTGGATGCACCGCGATTCCGGAAATGCCGGCTCCCTTCATTTCCCGGTGCGGGTGACAATGAATGGCCAAAATTGGCACCTCGCCTTCCACACCTACTCGGCGGACAGCGAATTGATCGAGACCATGGGTCTCGATCCTCGCGGGGCGCTCTACAAGCAAGTGGGCACCCTCAATACTTCCTCGAATCCTGAGAAGAAGAGCCGCCGCTGGGAAGGTTACTCCGACTACTATGCCCTCCGCAGCGGCATCGCCTCTTCCGCCAGCTCGGCGTCCAAGTCGCTCTACATGTTCGACAATTTCAACCTTCCCGCCGTGATCAACTACCTCGCGGTGGCGCGCATCGCACAAGAGGGCGATGACGTTTGGGCGAACATGGTCGTCTACAGGGACAGCGATGGCACCCGCGAGTGGCAGCCGATCCCCTTCGACCTGAATCTTTCCTTCGGGCAGCTCTTCTTCGGAGGCGATTGGGAGAACACGACTGTCCACGCCACCATGGATGCCAACAAAAGCCATCCGCTCTACGGCTCCGCCTCTTGTCTCGCGAACACCGGACCAGGCACCTACAACCGTCTCTACGACGCGGTGATCCAGAATCCCACCACGCGCGCGATGCTGCTCCGCCGGATCCGCTCGCTGATGGATCGCTATCTGATGGCGCCCGGAACCCCGGCGGCAAACTCGCCGCTGGAAGCCCGCTTCGATTCGCTCGGCGCGCTCATCCAGGCAGATGCCGATATCGACCGTGCCCGCTGGGGACTTCCCCCCAATGATGGTGCCTATGGTCTTGGTCCCGGCATCTCGCCCGCCCAGGGACTTGCCACCTTGAAGTCCTCCTTCCTGGTGCCTCGCCGGACTCACTTCTACACCACGCACTCGGTCAACAATACCGGAAAGCTCATCGGCCTGGGGAACAACAACAATGCCGGGATCCCGAATGCACAGGTGGCAAACCCGACGATCAACTTTGGCGCAACGGTGGCGAACCCGCCCACAGGAAATCAGGACGAGGAATACATCGAGCTGGTGAATCCCGGCACGGCCGCGGTGGACATCAGCGACTGGCTGTTGCGAGGTGCGGGCGGCTCCTTCACCTTCAAGGGAGGCACCGTAGTTCCCGCGGGCGGCTCGATCTTCGTTTCGCCAAACGTCCGTTCCTTCCGCTCGCGCGGCAGCTCGCCGAAAGGCAGTGAAAACCGTTTCGCTGTCGGCCCCTACAGCGGCCATCTCTCGCCCTACGGTGAGAAGCTGGTTCTGGAAAATGCCGTGGGAGGAATCGTGGCACAGCAGCAAGTGGCAGCGGACCCGAATGCGCCTGCAGTGAACATCGAGGTGACCGAGATCCTCTCGAGCAGCAACCACGTGGACAACACGATCAATGGGGACTGGTGGGAGCTCACCAACAACTCCACTCAGGCGCTCGATCTCGCGGGCTTCTCGTGGGATGACAGCCGTGACCTCGCAGGCCAGGCGGTCTTCGGCGCGGTTACGATCGGTGCCGGGGAATCGATCATCATCCTCGATGAAGACGATGACGATGAAGCTCATCTCTTCCGCCAGGCTTGGGGGCTTCCCGACTCGGTGAAGATCCTCACCCGCGAGGACTTCGGCATCGAGAGCATGCGGGGGCTCGGCAATGGCGACTCGGTGATTGTTTACCTGCCCGGCGGCTCGGAAGTCGCGCGTGCCAATTACCCGGCCCATGTCGCAGGCCGCTCGAGGGCGTGGTTCCGCAATGGCACGGCGGTGCAGGGCGGCTATAGCACACTCGGCAAATATGGAGCGACGGCGTCTTTGGAAGACCCGGGAGATGTCGCCTCGCCGGGCTTCGCCGCGGCAGATCCCGCTTCGCTCACCGATCCCTATGAGGTGTGGGCGGCTGCTCACGATCTGTGGTCCAGCGCTGCGACATGGGAGGCAGACCCTGATGGCGATGGCCGCTCGAACCGGACGGAATATGCCTTCGGAGGCTCGCCTGACTTGGCCGACTCGGCGCCGGCTCTCCTGATGCAGCGTGCGGGAGCAGACGTGCTGTGGACCTTCACTCGACGAAACAATGACGCTTCTCTGGTGGTGAAAGTGGATTCGTCCCCTGACATGACCACTTGGACCGAGACCACGCTTCCCTTGGTGAGCCAAGTCCCGCACCCCACGATGAGCGGCTTTGTCACCGTCACCTACCGGATCACGCCGGCGGATGATGCGAGGTTTTTCCGGGCGCGGACGGATTGA
- a CDS encoding PVC-type heme-binding CxxCH protein, which yields MKTRASILLVACLTPVMADEWKAPKPADKVAANHFHVPEGLEVTVWASTPDLYNPTNMDIDAEGRIWVAEGVNYRGHNGRRPDGDRIVVLQDTNGDGKADKSHTFVQEKGLVAPLGVGVFDNVVIVSQPPDLIKYTDVNRDLVFDPAVDKREVLLTGFNARNHDHSLHSVTGGPDGKWYFNNGNCGAEFTDKSGKTFRMGGDYYKDGGGDWFVNTRELAGKKSDDGFMWTAGFSVRMNPDGTNAEIIGHGYRNSFEHCTTSLGELFQNDNDDPPACRTSYVLEYGSAGYFTREGKFYRTVKRPNQDHGRNHWRQDDPGTFDVGDIYGGGSPTGIVFYENGALGPKQAGTLLSCEAARNVIFGYQPEPQGATYKMDRTDWMTSNTTGEFDGADFTGGSKKEENREDGSPMLFRPSDVAVGADGAVYVTDWFDPRVGGHGDMDESCSGTIYRVAPKNFRPRNPKVDLNTIPGCVTALKSPAINVRWTGFEGLKAKGEAALPALLEVTKDKDPWISARGIWLLPYLGTKGEEACKELLSAKDTRQRLVAYKALKRAGKDILPYAEKLASDPSPAVRRDVALSLRGQPADKSAPILVTVAKGWDGKDKNYLESIGLAAENQENEVWTALKSALSPGDAKSWNDAFAKLTWRLWPSAAIADLKARALDSALNDDARKFACESLSFIDDRAAADALFDVAGTDNAAVKAEAMNWLFMRGTGAWAKFGMQDELKKRGIYDPDKIVLTEAIFPGKPEKTNFTVADVTKLKGDATKGKATAQRCVMCHQLEGVGPSYGPDLKGWVSRQGAEMAAKAIVDPSAEIAHGFDGTAINLKDNRWIDGLVRSNGDPVIVTTQGGLTQMVPRDRIAGMRGMGRSLMLNADQLGLSAQDVADVIAWLKTY from the coding sequence ATGAAGACCCGAGCCTCTATCCTCCTCGTCGCCTGCCTCACTCCCGTGATGGCAGACGAGTGGAAAGCCCCGAAACCCGCTGATAAGGTGGCTGCCAATCATTTCCACGTGCCGGAAGGCCTGGAGGTGACCGTGTGGGCCTCCACTCCCGACCTCTACAATCCGACCAACATGGACATCGACGCCGAGGGTCGGATCTGGGTTGCCGAAGGGGTGAACTACCGCGGCCACAATGGTCGCCGTCCGGACGGTGATCGCATCGTGGTGCTTCAGGACACCAATGGCGATGGCAAGGCCGATAAGTCTCACACCTTCGTCCAGGAGAAGGGACTCGTCGCCCCGCTCGGTGTCGGTGTCTTCGACAATGTGGTAATCGTTTCCCAACCGCCTGATCTGATCAAATACACCGACGTGAACCGCGACCTGGTGTTCGATCCCGCGGTGGACAAGCGTGAGGTCCTGCTGACCGGATTCAACGCCCGGAACCACGATCACTCGCTTCACTCCGTGACCGGCGGTCCGGACGGCAAGTGGTACTTCAACAATGGCAACTGCGGCGCGGAGTTCACCGACAAGTCGGGAAAGACCTTCCGCATGGGCGGCGACTACTACAAGGATGGTGGCGGTGACTGGTTCGTGAACACCCGCGAATTGGCCGGCAAGAAGAGCGATGACGGCTTCATGTGGACCGCCGGTTTCTCCGTTCGCATGAATCCGGACGGCACGAATGCCGAGATCATCGGTCACGGCTATCGCAATAGCTTCGAGCACTGCACCACCTCGCTCGGCGAACTTTTCCAGAACGACAACGACGATCCGCCCGCCTGCCGCACGTCTTACGTGCTTGAGTATGGCTCTGCCGGTTACTTCACGCGCGAGGGCAAGTTCTATCGCACCGTGAAGCGTCCGAACCAAGACCATGGCCGCAATCACTGGCGTCAGGATGATCCCGGCACTTTCGATGTCGGCGACATTTACGGCGGTGGTTCGCCGACCGGTATCGTCTTCTACGAGAACGGCGCGTTGGGACCGAAGCAAGCGGGCACCCTGCTGAGCTGTGAAGCGGCACGGAACGTGATCTTCGGCTACCAGCCGGAGCCGCAGGGCGCGACCTACAAGATGGATCGTACCGACTGGATGACCAGCAACACCACCGGCGAGTTCGATGGTGCGGACTTCACCGGTGGATCCAAGAAGGAGGAGAATCGCGAAGACGGCAGCCCGATGCTCTTCCGTCCCTCCGATGTCGCAGTCGGTGCTGATGGTGCAGTTTATGTCACGGACTGGTTCGACCCGCGCGTGGGTGGCCACGGCGACATGGATGAATCCTGCTCCGGCACCATCTATCGCGTCGCTCCGAAGAACTTCCGCCCGCGCAATCCGAAGGTGGATCTCAATACGATCCCCGGCTGCGTGACTGCACTCAAAAGCCCCGCAATCAATGTTCGCTGGACCGGCTTTGAAGGCCTGAAGGCAAAGGGTGAAGCGGCGCTTCCGGCCCTGCTCGAAGTAACCAAGGACAAGGACCCGTGGATCTCAGCACGCGGCATCTGGCTCTTGCCTTACCTCGGCACCAAGGGTGAAGAAGCTTGCAAGGAATTGCTTTCCGCGAAGGACACGCGCCAGCGACTGGTCGCCTACAAGGCTCTGAAGCGGGCGGGCAAGGACATCCTTCCCTACGCCGAGAAGCTGGCGTCCGATCCATCTCCCGCCGTGCGCCGCGACGTGGCACTTTCCCTGCGTGGACAGCCAGCCGACAAGAGCGCACCGATCCTGGTGACCGTCGCCAAGGGCTGGGATGGCAAGGACAAGAACTACCTCGAATCGATCGGTCTCGCCGCCGAGAACCAGGAGAATGAAGTCTGGACCGCCCTGAAGTCCGCGCTCTCCCCGGGCGATGCGAAGAGCTGGAACGATGCTTTCGCGAAGCTGACCTGGCGCCTCTGGCCATCCGCCGCGATCGCGGATCTGAAGGCCCGCGCCTTGGACAGCGCCTTGAACGACGACGCCCGGAAGTTCGCCTGCGAATCCCTCTCTTTCATCGATGACCGGGCGGCCGCGGACGCTCTCTTTGATGTCGCGGGAACGGATAACGCCGCCGTGAAGGCGGAAGCAATGAACTGGCTCTTCATGCGTGGAACCGGGGCTTGGGCGAAGTTCGGCATGCAGGATGAGCTGAAGAAGCGCGGCATCTACGACCCGGACAAGATCGTCCTCACCGAAGCCATCTTCCCGGGCAAGCCGGAGAAGACCAACTTCACCGTGGCAGATGTGACGAAGCTCAAGGGTGACGCAACCAAGGGCAAAGCCACCGCGCAGCGCTGCGTGATGTGCCACCAGCTCGAGGGGGTCGGCCCTTCCTACGGTCCCGACCTGAAAGGCTGGGTCTCCCGTCAGGGCGCTGAGATGGCGGCCAAGGCGATCGTCGACCCCTCGGCGGAAATCGCCCACGGCTTCGACGGCACGGCGATCAACCTGAAGGATAACCGCTGGATCGATGGCCTCGTCCGCTCGAACGGCGACCCGGTGATCGTCACCACGCAAGGCGGTCTGACCCAGATGGTACCCCGCGACCGCATCGCTGGCATGCGCGGCATGGGCCGTTCCTTGATGCTGAATGCCGACCAGCTGGGGCTTAGCGCGCAGGATGTGGCAGATGTGATCGCTTGGCTGAAGACCTACTGA